One stretch of Mangifera indica cultivar Alphonso chromosome 9, CATAS_Mindica_2.1, whole genome shotgun sequence DNA includes these proteins:
- the LOC123224678 gene encoding histidinol-phosphate aminotransferase, chloroplastic-like, producing the protein MFMGVIDTSSLCSLKCNTNFYQFVVPNRPFVSFEGNRRRVITIASTMPLDQQVKQGQQSLTGDSFIRRHLRKLSPYEPILPFEVLSTQLGRKPEDIVKIDANENPYGPPPEVHQALGQLKFPYIYPDPESRRLRDALSKDSGLESNHILVGCGADELIDLIMRCVLDPDDKILDCPPTFTMYEFDAAVNGAHVIKVPRKSDFSLNVELIADTVEQEKPKCIFLTSPNNPDGSLINDEDLLKILEMPILVVLDEAYIEFSGLESKMQWVKKHDNLIVLRTFSKRAGLAGLRVGYGAFPLSIIEYLWRAKQPYNVSVAAEVAACAALQNPTYLENVKEMLIQERERLFKLLKEIPFLSPFPSYSNFILCGVTSGKDAKKLKEDLAKMGIMIRHYNKKELNGYVRVSVGKPEHTDALMRGLKSLY; encoded by the exons ATGTTCATGGGTGTAATTGATACCTCATCTCTTTGTTCACTAAAGTGCAACACCAATTTTTACCAATTTGTGGTACCAAACAGACCCTTTGTATCGTTTGAGGGAAACAGGAGAAGGGTCATCACCATCGCCTCCACTATGCCTTTAGACCAACAGGTGAAACAGGGTCAACAGAGTCTGACTGGTGACTCATTTATTCGACGACATTTGAGGAAATTATCACCTTATGAGCCAATTTTGCCTTTTGAG GTTTTGTCAACCCAACTTGGAAGAAAACCTGAGGATATTGTCAAAATAGATGCAAATGAAAACCCCTATGGTCCACCTCCAGAG GTTCATCAAGCATTGGGACAATTGAAATTCCCATATATCTATCCTGATCCTGAAAGCCGTCGACTGCGTGATGCCCTTTCTAAAGATTCAGGACTTGAATCCAATCATATTCTTGTTGGCTGTGGTGCAGATGAACTCATTGATTTGATTATGCG ATGCGTGCTAGATCCTGATGACAAGATTTTGGACTGTCCTCCAACCTTTACAATGTATGAATTTGATGCTGCTGTTAATGGTGCACATGTTATCAAAG TTCCAAGGAAGTCAGATTTCAGTTTGAATGTAGAACTCATTGCTGATACTGTTGAGCAGGAGAAACCCAAATGCATATTTTTAACTTCCCCGAATAATCCAGATGGAAG TCTCATCAATGATGAAGATCTTCTCAAGATCCTTGAGATGCCCATATTAGTGGTATTGGATGAAGCATACATTGAGTTTTCAGGTCTTGAATCCAAGATGCAGTGGGTGAAGAAGCATGATAACTTAATTGTCCTTCGTACATTCAGCAAAAGAGCTG GTTTAGCTGGACTTCGTGTAGGATATGGAGCATTTCCTCTGAGCATAATTGAGTATCTCTGGCGAGCAAAGCAACCTTATAATGTTTCTGTTGCTGCTGAAGTTGCTGCATGCGCAGCTTTGCAGAACCCTACTTATCTGGAG AATGTGAAAGAGATGCTGATACAAGAAAGGGAGAGGCTCTTTAAACTTCTGAAGGAAATACCATTTCTCAGTCCTTTTCCAAgctattcaaattttattctttGTGGGGTTACTTCTGGAAAGGATGCTAAGAAACTAAAG GAGGATCTTGCAAAAATGGGCATCATGATCCGTCATTACAACAAAAAGGAATTGAATGGTTATGTGCGTGTGTCTGTTGGGAAGCCTGAACACACAGATGCTTTGATGAGGGGCCTCAAAAGCCTTTATTGA